A stretch of the Arachis stenosperma cultivar V10309 chromosome 6, arast.V10309.gnm1.PFL2, whole genome shotgun sequence genome encodes the following:
- the LOC130936275 gene encoding probable aldo-keto reductase 1 — protein MAEVPRVKLGPQGLEVSKIGFGCMGLTGVYNDPVPEEVGISIIKYAFSKGITFFDTADFYGAHANEVLVGKALKELPRDKVQIATKFGIVKMDMASNTVVVNGTPEYVRSCCEGSLQRLGVDYIDLYYQHRVDTTVPVEDTMGELKKLVEEGKVKHIGLSEASPDTIRRAHSVHPITAVQLEWSLWTREIEQDIVPLCRELGIAIVPYSPLGRGFFGGKGVTESIPANSFLAYQPRIRGENLDKNKILYSKLEKLAERHGCKPSQLALAWILNQRDDVVPIPGTTKTTNLDTNIGSLEVKLKEGDLKEITDAVPMSEVAGDRTTAAFVKCSWKFADTPPKRS, from the exons ATGGCAGAAGTTCCTAGAGTCAAGCTTGGACCCCAAGGTCTTGAG GTTTCTAAGATAGGATTCGGATGTATGGGGTTAACTGGTGTGTACAATGATCCTGTTCCTGAAGAAGTTGGCATCTCAATAATCAAGTATGCATTCAGCAAAGGAATCACTTTTTTTGACACTGCTGATTTCTATGGTGCCCATGCCAATGAAGTTCTTGTCGGAAAG GCTCTTAAGGAGTTACCTCGTGATAAAGTTCAGATTGCCACCAAATTTGGTATTGTCAAAATGGATATGGCTTCTAATACTGTTGTAGTCAATGGTACCCCTGAATATGTTAGATCTTGTTGTGAGGGTAGTCTTCAGCGTCTTGGTGTTGATTACATTGATCTCTATTATCAGCACCGTGTCGACACCACGGTCCCCGTTGAGGACACT ATGGGGGAGCTTAAGAAGCTGGTGGAAGAGGGCAAAGTAAAGCATATAGGGTTATCTGAAGCAAGTCCTGATACTATTAGGAGGGCGCATTCTGTTCATCCTATTACAGCCGTGCAATTGGAGTGGTCGCTTTGGACTCGCGAAATTGAACAAGATATTGTTCCACTTTGCAG GGAATTAGGAATTGCGATAGTGCCATATAGCCCGCTTGGCCGTGGATTTTTCGGTGGTAAGGGTGTCACAGAAAGTATACCAGCAAACAGTTTTCTG GCATACCAGCCAAGGATTCGAGGGGAAAACTTAGACAAGAACAAGATCTTGTATTCTAAGTTGGAAAAACTGGCAGAGAGACATGGATGTAAGCCTTCACAACTTGCTCTTGCATGGATCCTTAATCAAAGGGACGACGTTGTACCTATCCCTG GAACAACTAAGACAACAAATCTTGACACTAACATCGGTTCGCTCGAAGTGAAGCTCAAGGAAGGCGATTTGAAGGAGATTACAGATGCTGTACCAATGTCCGAGGTGGCAGGCGATCGGACCACTGCAGCTTTCGTTAAATGCTCATGGAAGTTTGCTGATACTCCACCAAAACGGAGCTAG
- the LOC130936274 gene encoding rosmarinate synthase-like: MASITTSHSPSSLSVTLHSKLTAVSSEPTGSGKTHHELSALDRAMAQHTLHMVFYYRDQDESFGLHDLDSWRESLSTVLTMYPTMTGRLLLEQGHDGNWQVRWNDAGVRVVKGSVDGSLSEWLNSATASQEKLLASWNHMPVDPTTWSPFRIQVSNFKEGGVAIGISCSHMLADLTCLASFIKSWTLVHRNLPITNPPSFTPLPFSPSSPPPLSNGHAKLPPPQQAKDMAKATFKFSSSTMQQCLSNVHHICPNATPFDFLCALFWTRISHLKPLKNNDQTHSLSICIDFRKKLLKEPIPFGYFGNALHFTMLSLKGEDFGSVVSAVNRHLAGIQEEEIRCAIERLGSSNRCMYGEELTCVCMESLPYEAKFSDNEKPVHVSCHVGNVAGKGLIMMMPSCEEGLARTVTVMLPHEELAELIKDEAILQLDPTTLLSDI; this comes from the exons ATGGCGAGCATTACTACTTCTCATTCTCCATCGTCGTTGAGTGTGACCTTGCACTCCAAGCTCACAGCAGTATCAAGTGAACCAACCGGGTCGGGTAAGACCCACCATGAGCTTTCTGCATTGGACCGTGCCATGGCTCAACACACACTGCATATGGTTTTCTATTATAGGGACCAGGATGAGTCGTTTGGGTTACATGACTTGGATTCGTGGAGGGAATCATTGTCTACGGTTCTTACCATGTACCCCACAATGACGGGTAGGTTGTTGTTGGAGCAGGGGCATGATGGTAATTGGCAAGTTAGGTGGAACGATGCGGGTGTTAGGGTGGTTAAGGGCAGCGTGGATGGCAGCCTCAGTGAGTGGCTTAATTCTGCAACTGCTTCCCAAGAGAAGCTTCTGGCGTCTTGGAACCATATGCCTGTTGATCCTACCACCTGGTCTCCCTTTCGAATTCAG GTAAGCAATTTCAAAGAAGGAGGTGTTGCAATAGGAATAAGTTGTAGTCACATGCTTGCTGATCTAACTTGCTTAGCTTCATTCATCAAATCATGGACACTAGTTCACCGAAACTTACCCATTACCAACCCTCCTTCCTTCACTCCACTCCCTTTTTCGCCGTCGTCGCCGCCGCCACTTTCAAACGGCCATGCTAAGCTGCCACCTCCACAGCAAGCAAAAGACATGGCCAAAGCCACTTTCAAGTTTTCCAGTTCAACAATGCAACAGTGCCTCTCCAATGTCCATCACATTTGCCCCAATGCCACCCCATTTGATTTTCTTTGTGCATTGTTTTGGACTAGAATCTCTCACTTGAAGCCATTGAAAAACAATGATCAAACTCACTCTCTATCCATTTGCATAGATTTCAGAAAGAAGCTTCTTAAAGAACCAATCCCTTTTGGTTACTTTGGAAATGCTCTGCATTTCACAATGCTTTCTCTTAAAGGTGAAGATTTTGGAAGTGTAGTTAGTGCAGTGAATAGGCACTTGGCAGGGATTCAAGAAGAGGAGATACGGTGTGCCATAGAACGGTTAGGATCATCGAATCGTTGCATGTATGGGGAAGAATTAACCTGTGTTTGCATGGAATCTCTGCCATATGAAGCAAAGTTTAGTGATAATGAGAAGCCGGTTCATGTTTCATGTCATGTAGGGAATGTGGCTGGGAAAGGTTTGATCATGATGATGCCTTCTTGTGAAGAAGGGCTTGCAAGAACTGTGACAGTTATGCTGCCACATGAAGAGCTTGCTGAATTAATCAAAGATGAAGCTATATTGCAGTTGGATCCAACTACTTTGCTTTCTGATATATAA